AGCCCAAAGATTTCAGCTCCCTGATTTTTGGCCTAGTCCGGACCCCACCTCAGGCCCAAGACTCATTAAATGCAAGAAACACCATCTATTAGGGCGAGAACACCCTAACGACCCCTACAATGTATCTGAGGACATTCTCCCTGACTTGGAAAATGATGACATGTTTAGCCGCCGCACATGTGCCTTCTACTCTAACACTGAGCTGGCCAAGATGAAATATGGGGGTCTACTTTCCTTACATCACAAGTCTGAGCCGTCTATCAGAGTGGTCACTCAGCATAGCGGTGCCAAATCTACTTACCCGGACACTGAGAAAGATGATGTGATCGCTCGCAGGTTACAGCATCAGTCTAAACAGCGCCCCCTTTCAGGAGCACCTGATAACTATCACCCTGTGCCTGTTCCTGAGCTCTGGGCACTGCCACAGAAACTTCAGGACAAGATATCCCTCCCGTGCCCCCCAGTACAGGTGGCTGTCCCAAAGCATGCAAAACAGAAGGTGGGCGATCACCAAAAGACAGATGATATGCTAGTTAGGAAGCTTGGAATTACACATTTCCAGAATCCCACAGAAGTGTCTCAGAGGTCAGTTGGAACTCAAACAGGTCCGAGTGTGCCCTCAGTCTGCAGTGAGGAGGATCTCCATAAATGGCAAGCCATCAGAGAGGCCAGTCGCCTAAGATATAAGAAGAGGCTGATGGTGGAGAGGTTAGGCTTCTGAGGCTGTACGAATGACCTGAAGCCCTGCATGCTTTCATGGTGTCTGATAtccctttttttattgatcccatttGTAGCCTAACATGGATTGTTTAAGTGCGTTTTCGGATGGTGTTCGGTTGCTCGTTAAGCCTGTGATTACTGACAATAATAATTTGGATTATTATGTAAACACTTAAGGCTAGAGAACTTTGTAAACAGTATTAATTAATGTACTTGGGTGTTATTTATTATCTCCAAAAGTGTATTGCTAATATGTTTTCAGATAGAAACCATTACATTAAGAATGCATGAGGCTTAAAAAACTCCAAAAAAGCATGAGTGTTATTTAATTGTTCATAAGTGACTGAATAACAGTTCTGTTTTTtgcaattattttgttttcttaagGACTGGGATTGCTTGACATTTTGTCTTACTCTGCTTGTGTGAAATAAAAGTATTACTAAAAGCTTTTGTGATGAATTCACCTAACGGAAATGAGATATCAAGACCGCTTCCATTTCAGTCAGCTAGTTATTCCCTAAAAGAGGTTCAGAGGTTCACACAGACTTGTGGAAGTGGGAGTGTAATGACCAAAGCTGTCGAGGAATGTGAAAACCTGAGTAATGTCTATAAATATCACTGCCAGACACAGCCACCCTTTACAAGACTGCCAACAAGCTGTGCTACTTAGAAATTCCCCATTGCCATGAGAGGCGGTAAAAGCAAAAAATTTCACATTTGTCTCTATGGAAATGTACAGTCAAAACACACCCTAGCCTGTAATTTTCAAGTAAAACAGCAGAGTTGGTATGATATATTCACACCTTTAACCTATTATGAAGTTATGTCACCATAACATTTACAGAAGCACAATTCCCTGTGAAGTTAGTGTACCTTTAACTTTCCCTCAAGTAAGTTATTTCCAGTAGTTTGTGTTCAAACAAGTCTGCAGCCACACTGCAGGGTGTAGAATGGTATAATATCCACTGTACATGTGTTTCCCTTCTGCACtgtgaagaaaatgtgattctCTGGTAACTACATCTGAAACATTTTGCATTTGATTGTCGCTGTCAGCCAGTCTAAAGTACACAAAATATGACCGTCTTCTGTGTGGTTTTCTTTGGTTCTCTAGACTGTTGCAAAAGAACTCAGATA
This DNA window, taken from Hemibagrus wyckioides isolate EC202008001 linkage group LG06, SWU_Hwy_1.0, whole genome shotgun sequence, encodes the following:
- the LOC131353887 gene encoding LIM domain only protein 7-like codes for the protein MDRLMCADKASHAVTHPFGSLLSSSESRPLQKAARRSASADVYMYDDSEEEDDEIGYADPVQDDLYARKVGLTVAQPISTVHFDKFLPKFWTPEEDMHVQKIRLGSQRRPWYRKIQGFSQKKSGSSSEDSDCDVTPQLCVSSPSHSEPPSSHAQTSAQLSPITPSPTTQPLTLTQDTYGAQRFQLPDFWPSPDPTSGPRLIKCKKHHLLGREHPNDPYNVSEDILPDLENDDMFSRRTCAFYSNTELAKMKYGGLLSLHHKSEPSIRVVTQHSGAKSTYPDTEKDDVIARRLQHQSKQRPLSGAPDNYHPVPVPELWALPQKLQDKISLPCPPVQVAVPKHAKQKVGDHQKTDDMLVRKLGITHFQNPTEVSQRSVGTQTGPSVPSVCSEEDLHKWQAIREASRLRYKKRLMVERLGF